The following coding sequences are from one Lipingzhangella halophila window:
- a CDS encoding MaoC/PaaZ C-terminal domain-containing protein, whose protein sequence is MSLPLEAGDELTPLRVDPISRTALALFAGGSGDHNPVHIDSDAARAAGMDDVFAHGMLSMAYLGRLLTRQVPQERIRSLRVRFTAVTPVHASPVCTGRVVSVGEHDGELRASVELTVRLSDGTTTLVGDASIAVDRPAER, encoded by the coding sequence GTGAGCCTGCCGCTGGAGGCCGGTGACGAGCTGACGCCGCTGCGCGTCGACCCCATCTCACGCACCGCGCTCGCGCTGTTCGCGGGCGGGTCCGGCGATCACAACCCCGTCCACATCGACTCCGACGCGGCGCGCGCCGCCGGCATGGACGACGTGTTCGCCCACGGCATGCTCTCAATGGCGTACCTGGGACGGCTGCTCACCCGCCAGGTGCCCCAGGAGCGGATACGCAGCCTGCGTGTCCGGTTCACCGCGGTCACGCCGGTGCACGCCAGTCCCGTCTGCACGGGCAGGGTGGTCTCGGTCGGCGAACACGACGGTGAGCTGCGTGCCTCGGTCGAGCTGACCGTGCGGCTCAGCGACGGGACCACGACCCTCGTCGGCGACGCGAGTATCGCCGTCGACCGACCGGCAGAAAGGTGA
- a CDS encoding MaoC family dehydratase N-terminal domain-containing protein has translation MALDPSVIGTEVPEARMLVERGRLRLFCKAIGETDPVYLDVDAARAAGHPDLPVPPTFLCSIQNERPDPLDWLPAIGVDPLRVLHGEQSCVYHAVAHARDELTVRGRLTDLTVKKNGHLELLTRESVVTDGEGNTVAELRDTVVVRHPEVVR, from the coding sequence ATGGCCCTCGACCCGAGCGTGATCGGAACCGAGGTCCCCGAAGCGCGCATGCTCGTGGAACGGGGCCGGCTCCGGCTGTTCTGCAAAGCCATCGGGGAGACCGACCCCGTGTATCTGGATGTGGACGCGGCGCGCGCCGCCGGCCACCCCGACCTTCCCGTGCCGCCCACGTTCCTGTGCTCGATCCAGAACGAGCGCCCCGACCCGCTGGACTGGCTGCCCGCCATCGGTGTGGACCCCCTCCGCGTCCTGCACGGCGAGCAGTCCTGCGTCTACCACGCCGTCGCGCACGCCCGGGACGAGCTGACCGTACGCGGTCGGCTCACCGACCTGACCGTCAAGAAGAACGGGCACTTGGAGCTGCTGACACGCGAGTCGGTGGTGACCGACGGCGAAGGGAACACGGTCGCCGAACTGCGCGACACCGTCGTGGTGCGCCACCCGGAGGTGGTCCGGTGA